A region from the Acipenser ruthenus chromosome 49, fAciRut3.2 maternal haplotype, whole genome shotgun sequence genome encodes:
- the LOC117966166 gene encoding ankyrin repeat domain-containing protein 34C-like has product MGEPRGLLADQSPLIKAAWQGKLRLVRLLVEGGAQVNERNEKGETALMVACRARQGEQPGGSSREKLVKYLLEQGADPQVQDKAGRTALMHGCLEKAGPEVAALLLGAGADPGLEDYGGASALVHALNARDKDTLRRLLDACRDSGRDVLIISKDLSPSGRPVTRQYLNVPPSPVPERSASPVSCMSPSDIELKTGSPGSETEGEGGGGNVFTFKGTSPKSSPPLEKPKTRSQHPHLLRLRSEPWLAIHNLRELRSSSEESLRHGGLEQQQQQGPAPWLPGMPAPRRASLSRIHSMDSADTPRAPKGLAGRVPRKPFSFEKLPSSLVLSRRNTLPTMQDQAVLQLPCLTGQQQCCSDSHLPTVPGEAEAHRQSRRAHQAAHSVHRLHSVSTESPDGAPGLDLPGKRRQEQARPGFLPPLLQQLLLSPDGVLQRR; this is encoded by the coding sequence ATGGGAGAGCCGCGGGGGCTCCTCGCGGACCAGAGCCCCCTGATCAAAGCCGCCTGGCAGGGCAAGCTGCGCCTGGTCAGGCTGCTGGTGGAAGGGGGAGCCCAGGTGAACGAGCGCAACGAGAAAGGGGAGACGGCGCTGATGGTGGCCTGCAGAGCCAGGCAGGGGGAGCAGCCCGGCGGGAGCAGCAGGGAGAAGCTGGTCAAGTACCTGCTGGAGCAGGGAGCCGACCCGCAGGTCCAGGACAAGGCGGGGCGCACCGCTCTGATGCACGGCTGCCTGGAGAAGGCTGGCCCAGAGGTGGCTGCGCTGCTGCTGGGCGCCGGGGCCGACCCCGGGCTGGAGGATTACGGCGGGGCCTCCGCCCTCGTCCACGCCCTCAACGCCCGGGATAAGGACACCCTGCGGAggctgctggacgcctgcagggACAGCGGCCGCGACGTCCTCATCATCTCCAAGGACCTGAGCCCCTCGGGACGGCCCGTCACCCGGCAGTACCTGAACGTGCCCCCCTCGCCCGTCCCGGAGAGGAGTGCCTCCCCCGTGTCCTGCATGTCCCCCTCCGACATCGAGCTCAAGACGGGGTCCCCCGGTTCCGAGACGGAAGGGGAGGGTGGCGGGGGGAACGTCTTCACTTTCAAGGGGACTTCGCCCAAGTCCTCTCCGCCACTGGAAAAGCCCAAAACCAGGTCACAACACCCCCACCTCCTGCGCCTCAGATCGGAGCCCTGGCTGGCCATCCACAACCTGCGGGAGCTCCGCAGCTCCTCCGAGGAGAGCTTGAGGCACGGGGGtctggagcagcagcagcagcagggcccgGCCCCCTGGCTCCCCGGCATGCCCGCGCCGCGGAGGGCTTCTCTCAGCAGGATCCACAGCATGGACTCGGCTGACACCCCCCGGGCTCCGAAGGGGCTGGCGGGGAGGGTGCCTCGGAAACCCTTCTCCTTCGAGAAGCTGCCTTCCTCCCTGGTCCTGAGCCGCAGAAACACCCTCCCCACCATGCAGGACCAGGCCGTGCTCCAGCTGCCCTGCCTGACTGGACAGCAGCAGTGCTGCTCCGACTCCCACCTCCCCACCGTCCCAGGAGAGGCCGAGGCTCACCGGCAGAGCAGGAGGGCTCACCAGGCAGCCCATTCCGTGCACCGCCTGCACTCCGTCTCCACAGAGTCTCCCGATGGGGCTCCGGGGCTGGACTTGCCAGGGAAGAGGAGGCAGGAGCAGGCCCGTCCAGgcttcctccctcccctcctccagcAGCTCCTCCTCTCTCCAGATGGGGTGCTCCAGCGCAGGTAA